Within Nycticebus coucang isolate mNycCou1 chromosome 16, mNycCou1.pri, whole genome shotgun sequence, the genomic segment tctttttgGCTTAAACTCAGCTGGTACACCCAAGACCCCCTGGGCACCAACCCTAGTCCCCCGCGCAGCCCGCGCAGCCCCCTTTACGCTCCGACAAGATGAAAGAAACTATCATGAACCAGGAGAATCTTGCCAAACTACAGGCACAAGTGCGCATTGGTGGGAAAGGAACTGCTCGCAGAAAGAAGAAGGTGGTTCATAGAACAGCTACAGCAGATGATAAAAAACTTCAATTCTCCTTAAAGAAGTTAGGGGTAAACAATATCTCTGGTATTGAAGAGGTGAATATGTTTACAAACCAAGGAACAGTGATCCACTTTAACAACCCTAAagttcaggcatctctggcagcaAACACTTTCACCATTACAGGCCATGCTGAGACAAAGCAGCTGACAGAAATGCTACCCAGCATCTTAAACCAGCGTGGTGCAGACAGTCTGACAAGCTTGAGGAGGCTGGCTGAAGCTCTGCCTAAACAATCTGTGGATGGAAAAGCACCACTTGCTACTGGAGAGGATGACGATGATGAAGTTCCAGATCTTGTGGAGAATTTTGACGAGGCTTCCAAGAATGAAGCAAACTGAATTGAGTCAACTTCTGAAGATGAAACTTGAAGAAGTTACTGGGAGCTGCTATTTTATATTatgactgctttttaaaattgtttttgtttatggaTCTAATAAAATCTAGATCTCTAATATTTTTAAGCCCAAGCCCCTTGGACATTGCAGctcttttcagtttttgcttaTACATAATTCATTCTTTGCAGCTAATTAAGCTGAAGAAGCCTGGGAATAAAGTTTGAAAGAAAGGTTAATAAAGTTCTTtgcctagttaaaaaaaaaaaaaaatactctttatactaaacagtcatattttggggtgaaatgtCCTGAGCTCTTTCGATTTCAATTAAGAAGATAATTTTGTGGCatgtatatacaatggaatattacttggtCTTTATAAAGGAAATATAGCCATTTGCAACATGTCCTTTATGGATGAACttagaggacattatgctgaaCGAAAtatcagagacagaaagaaaatgctgtatgatcccacttatatgtggaatataaaaaatagtcaaatacaaagaaacaaagtaGAACCATGGATACCAGAAACAGGAGGTCAGACATGAGGAGGTACATGGCAAAGGGAGCAAACTTGCAGTTATACAGGGTAAATCTAGGGGTCTAGTGTACAGCAGGAGGACTATAGTTCAAAATATTGTACTCCATGTTGAAGaatttgctaagagaatagatttgGGGTACTcttacaataacaaaaaagaggGAACTGTGACAGGTGATGGACAGGTTAATTTGCTGGCCTGTAGTAATCACTTCACACTGTGTTTCTGTATACACGTGTATATTTCTCAAAACACAATGCTGTACGTCTTAAATatgtatactaaaaataaatttttaaaaagataagtttTACCTGAGACAATACAGTGAACTACTATCCATCCACTGAGTGGCTGAGCAAATTATTTGATCTCTCCGAAGTcagtaaaatggtgataataacgGTACCCACCTCCTAGAGTtgttgaaaagtaaaaagaataaattcttagaaagaacttaaaacagtgcctgatACAGTAAGTTTTCAATAGACATTGGTCAgtaggaagaggaggagcagCAGCACTGGTAACAGTAATAAACACAGTGGCGGTGGTCATGATGGTGGCCCTTGTGATAGCCAATAGTAGCAgtagcagaagcagcagcaaaacTTCATGCTGCCACTATGGCCAAATTGCCCTAAGTCAAAGAGTCAATCAAATTATACATGACATCTTCACACAACTCTGTTATTGTGCTAAaactattttatctttcatactTAAGAGTCTGAAAGTAACCTCTTTGCCTTAAACTTGAATGAAAAGCATACATAGCATTCATGCCATGTTACATATGTATGGCTTAGCCCAAGAAAGGCCAGGGAACACCTAATTTctctaaataataaaagataaatcaaGAGATCTCTAAGGCCAGACATAGTGactcatacctgtgatcctagcactctgggagatttaggtggaagatcacttgagctcaggagttcaaggctacagtgagctatgatgacgctatTGCTTTCTAGCCAGAGCACCAGAGTGAAActctcagtctcaaaaaaaggagagaaagagagggaaagtgagAGCTCTGGAAGCCTAGCAACAATGCCAAGGAGTATGCTTTCTAAGGACCAAAGTTTGCACTCTGAAGGCCAAGGTCTACATTCTATGGAACAGCCCAAGAATACTGCATTAGTCAAAACACTTGCTGTCCTGCTGAGCCAACTCTTGGCTAAGATaccaaaaggagaaaaggaaaattagtcTCCAAGGCCATCAGATTTGTCTCTCCTCACTTAGCTAAATGttttgaacttttaatttttctttatggaGGAAATTAATGGCTATTGGGGTTTGGGAAATCTTGTTCCCCAACCCCAGTTaacctggttcaattactcagcAGAACTAGAAAGTTCAACAGAGGTACGCAGGAATCAAAAGCAAAAGTGGGTAGAAATTGAAAGTAAAACTTGAGcaagaaatagaaagcaaaagtcaTTTCCAAGCTTTAgtataacaaagagaaagtttgtttaaaagcaaagagaaagcttTGAGCACTATCAAAGGGAGCTGGAAGTGGGGCCCTTTGACCAGtgagaagacagagaaacaggAGAGCCACATAAAGATACAAAtaccctctttctttctgtttgaaaCTGTCTGTAACTCTTTCATTGGTTTCTGGAACCTCCGGGCATTATTATccctttctattggtcattgattattgacCATTTTACTGGGGATTGGTTACCTGGTTACCTCACCCCACATTCTTTTCCCCTTTTGGTGAGAATTGCTGAGTGCTGATCTAACTATTGAATGTTCCTAGGGGCCTCCAGACCTCCCTGCtcagcaggccaggctttcctcccaccccccttGAAGCCTCTTTCCCTGTCCCTTCTCAATGGCtacaagaagaataaaaaagcatgATAAAGGCTACAAAGTTGGCTCATAAGCTGAATATTTTTACTGCCCTCCAATGAAGTTTGAGAGCTAGAGGAAGATAATTGACTATAACAACTAGGATTATTtgaggctttcagtttttctgcACATTAAACACTGTAGCTTTAATGTAAACCATGATGAACTCTATTTTCAGTGAATACATGAAAATGTATTTACAGTGAGGACATTTAAGAATATCCTTAGTTGTGTTTCTTCACTGAAAATATATTTCCCTGAAATAGTACAAGATACTGATCAGTGAACTCACAGACTTTCTTGCCTGTCATGTGATATGACATAGAATCTTATGTCTCAGAAAGAGAAATTTACTGAAATTCCCGCCAGCCTGATAATACCCGGACCCTTCGGACATCACAGATGGCAGTGAAGAAACGAAATGCATTTGCATGGAAGGGTATAGCTCCGAGACATGTTGTGGACCTAAATCAGAGAGAAACTGCCTAGATGCTCACTCATTCATGGTTTCTGATCTGTTCAGTTGGGTTAGTTCTCAGAAACAGATAAACTCAATGGGGTAGCATCTTGCCTGAAAACCAGTAAGAAGGCTGGGAAGACCTTTCTCTGGTACTTGTGGTGGGATGTCTGCAGGCTCTCAGAGCAATGAATACACTCTTTCTGTTACAAGTACTTCACTGGAAAAGTTTGAGAAGTATTATTATCTTAGagtctgtttttctcttgctgccaACGAGCAGTAGGCAACAAATAAATCTGTTCTACCTCCTCGATGTCCTCAAATTAATTCATCTTCCTCCACATCCTTAGTTCAGGTTGTTGTCATTTATTGCTCCAGTAAGTACAGTAACTTTCTTCCCATCCGGGCTTTCTGCCCATAGGTAGGGTATTACTAAATGTTAGGACAATAAGCTTCCAAATCACAATGGCTTGATAATTAGAGTTTTATTCCTATTGTTTCTGTGTAGTGGTGGCTTCCCTTCAGTAATTCCAGACCCTTTATTTTTGTGATTCTACAATACTGTCAGGAAAGAatcagctacttttttttgtaaGGAGCCAAATGGTAAATATGTTAGGCTTCTGGGATCCACAGGCTCTGTTGCAGCTACTCAATAGTACTATGGCGGCACAAAAGCAGCCATTGAATTTCTCCAAAAAGCACAGCTGTGTTTCAACAGAACTCTATATACAAATAGTGAAATTTGACTTTCATATGATTTCCATctgtcatgaaatattattcttctgGCCGAGCgaagtggatcacacctgtaatcctagcactcagagaggctgaggcaggtggattacctgagctcaggagtttgagaccagcctgagcaagagcgagaccccatctctaaaaaaaagtagctgggcattgcagtgggctcctgtagtcccagctacctgggaggctgaggcaaaaggattactttagcccaagagtctgaagttgcttgagctatgatgccacagcactctactgagggcaacaaagtgacactatgcctccaaaaaaatatatatatatgtataattattctttttattctttcaccaaactatttcaaaattttaaaaggagctGGGCTCCATAGTTAGTGTTTGCAGTCTCTGCTAGTGCAGAGTCTGTagtgggcagatcacttgagcccaggagtatgagaccagcctgggaagtatcccaagactcccatctctaaaaaataaaaattaatattaaaatttgacAAGTATTCTTAGTTCTAGG encodes:
- the LOC128567686 gene encoding transcription factor BTF3-like, which codes for MKETIMNQENLAKLQAQVRIGGKGTARRKKKVVHRTATADDKKLQFSLKKLGVNNISGIEEVNMFTNQGTVIHFNNPKVQASLAANTFTITGHAETKQLTEMLPSILNQRGADSLTSLRRLAEALPKQSVDGKAPLATGEDDDDEVPDLVENFDEASKNEAN